In a single window of the Porites lutea chromosome 14, jaPorLute2.1, whole genome shotgun sequence genome:
- the LOC140925027 gene encoding uncharacterized protein has translation MSARFHQLNDPDEANFESLLLRLSDSLTREELQALKVLCRDVVPRDKLQTINHGFELFQALKRLDKLSVRDRDFLASKLIALNRTDLKKQLLEIADMEDPLPKFSSLLYPSPPPPHSILKYTGTHQQSKHEDGWPRKSSASPRVLQKQYPGLQRYHPETVPVTVSTQVQPQEQAGSLRRYHPEPVPVTDSEQVSQKQPESLHHASRVTGTVETFPRQLKPEQSIQGELDVPDSAAGAVANVQVDEKLKRRLQDEGCFLDPEKYDPVKRLGHGGYARVFLVIEKDTGQRMACKMFDLTSIMDSAEKTKKLVKSLKTEVNVLSSLKHEHIVKFFRMEEEQETAILLLEYMEGGTLMDWLKQGEPLQEPLVKKFTRQLLSAVNFLHTNGTKHVIHKDIKGANILLDKPRTNIKLADFGISTIMEQLRTATGQLTSNNVASFFWTSPELLDGKTFGRNTDIWSVGCTVIEMLTTKPPLFFENLTLDQKRFRIVHCQVDPPENCNPGASEFLQRCLRPRSERPSAAELLTDPFVVDQQQ, from the exons ATGAGCGCCAGGTTTCACCAGCTTAACGACCCTGATGAGGCCAACTTTGAATCATTGTTACTGCGGCTCTCCGACAGTTTGACAAGAGAAGAACTGCAGGCGCTTAAGGTCCTGTGTAGAGATGTTGTTCCTAGAGATAAACTGCAGACAATCAACCACGGATTCGAACTTTTTCAAGCTTTAAAACGCCTCGATAAGTTGTCAGTGAGAGACAGGGATTTCTTGGCGTCCAAACTGATTGCTCTGAATAGAactgatttaaaaaaacaactctTAGAAATAGCAG ATATGGAAGATCCATTGCCAAAGTTTAGTTCCTTGTTGTacccttctcctcctcctcctcattccATCCTAAAATACACAGGTACACATCAACAGTCTAAACATGAAGATGGTTGGCCTCGTAAATCGAGTGCCAGCCCACGTGTACTTCAAAAACAATATCCTGGATTGCAACGATATCATCCAGAAACTGTACCAGTGACTGTCAGTACACAGGTTCAACCCCAGGAACAAGCTGGATCTTTGCGGCGATATCATCCAGAACCTGTGCCAGTGACTGACAGTGAACAAGTGTCCCAGAAACAACCTGAGTCTTTGCACCATGCATCAAGAGTAACAGGAACTGTTGAGACCTTCCCAAG ACAACTAAAGCCTGAACAGAGCATTCAAGGAGAATTGGATGTGCCAGATTCTGCAGCAGGGGCCGTGGCTAATGTTCAGGTAGATGAGAAGCTGAAACGACGACTGCAAGATGAAGGATGTTTCTTAGATCCTGAGAAGTATGATCCAGTGAAGCGTTTAGGACATGGAGGATACGCTAGG GTTTTTCTTGTAATTGAAAAGGACACAGGACAGAGGATGgcttgtaaaatgtttgatttgacGTCAATTATGGATAGCGCTGAAAAGACTAAAAAG ctGGTAAAGTCATTGAAAACTGAAGTCAACGTCCTCTCTTCTCTCAAACACGAGCACATCGTGAAGTTTTTTAGAATGGAGGAAGAGCAAGAGACTGCGATTCTCCTTCTGGAGTATATGGAAGGG GGCACTCTGATGGACTGGCTAAAGCAAGGGGAACCTTTGCAAGAACCTTTGGTGAAAAAGTTCACTAGGCAACTTTTAAGTGCCGTCAACTTCCTTCATACAAATGGAACTAAGCATGTCATACACAAagatataaaag GTGCGAATATTTTGCTGGATAAGCCTCGGACAAACATAAAACTGGCAGACTTCGGAATTAGTACGATTATGGAG CAACTGAGAACTGCAACTGGACAATTGACGTCAAATAATGTAGCGTCCTTCTTCTGGACAAGCCCGGAGCTTCTTGATGGAAAGACGTTTGGACGAAACACAGATATATG gAGTGTTGGTTGTACAGTGATAGAGATGCTAACAACCAAACCgcctttattttttgaaaatttgacaTTGGATCAAAAGAGGTTCCGGATAGTACATTGCCAAGTTGATCCACCTGAGAACTGTAACCCAGGGGCTAGTGAATTTCTACAGCGGTGCCTTCG ACCCAGATCAGAGCGACCATCTGCTGCTGAACTCTTGACAGATCCTTTTGTGGTCGATCAACAACAGTAA
- the LOC140923888 gene encoding lipopolysaccharide-induced tumor necrosis factor-alpha factor homolog yields the protein MSDKPPPYPEQQPPPGAYPQPGFAPQQPGYQQPPGYPQQPGYPVQPAPYPAANQPGFSSSNTTTIITQQPQVTHIVATGYHEAPVATTCPRCHASVVTATSYVSGTLTWLACLGLCVIGCDAGCCLIPFCLDSMKDVIHVCPACGNQVGVYRRM from the exons ATGTCTGACAAACCGCCACCTTATCCCGAACAACAACCTCCGCCGGGAGCATATCCTCAACCCGGGTTCGCACCTCAACAGCCCGGCTATCAACAACCACCCGGCTATCCACAACAACCAGGGTATCCTGTTCAACCAGCCCCTTATCCCGCGGCAAACCAGCCAGGTTTCTCTTCCTCAAACACTACCACCATAATCACTCAACAACCGCAAGTAACACACATAGTGGCGACGGGTTATCACGAAGCTCCAGTGGCTACGACCTGCCCGAGATGCCACGCTAGTGTGGTTACGGCGACAAGCTATGTCTCTGGCACCTTGACATGGCTAGCCTGCCTCGGATTGTGCGTAATTGG aTGTGATGCTGGATGTTGCCTCATTCCATTCTGTCTTGACTCCATGAAAGATGTCATTCATGTCTGCCCAGCTTGTGGCAATCAAGTTGGAGTGTATCGCCGAATGTGA